DNA from Tachypleus tridentatus isolate NWPU-2018 chromosome 8, ASM421037v1, whole genome shotgun sequence:
TACTTGAAAAACCGTATTGGAAATTACAGATTAAATTATCGACCTTTAACAAGCCATCAAGCACTAGCTAACATTCAACAAACAGGTGTTGCCGCCGAAACAGAAATTGATGACAATGAAACTATACCAGACGTAGGGATCACGGATTTTGAAGGCGAGGAAATGAGCGAAATTAATACCATTAAACGGCAGTTTGACGACTATGGACACATGAGATTTGGAAGGAACGGTCGAATGAAGAAATATGATGAAGATCATCACATGCACTTCaggaaataaaatacttttgtttcacagaaaaagaaaaatgtgtgtataCATAACTGAAAATCAGAGCAAAGCGACAGTTAAGCAGTATTTAATGTAATTCTCTTAAATgtacaatgtaaataaatataagcagcaaaataaagaaatgttggGAAACATCGGTTATAAAGTACTGTGTTTGAATTAGAATTGTGCTTACTGTAATCCAGTTGCTTTAAGTCTAAAAgcttataatacaaaaaacagggttttgatactcgttgtAGGCATGCAGCGTTTTGCTTAGCACCAAACAAACAAAGTCCAGCCGTTTTTATGAGGCATAATATTAAACTAAGGTGTATAACAGACAAAGTGTCGATAaaacgacaaattttatttttactcgcACTGTTTTAGAATATGAACAAGCTGTAGTAAGCTGAAGTAGTGAAGAAATCGTACAAATATGTTTTAGGAAATTCACAAAATTTGAAAACTAGGTCTGCCAAGTAAGCTGGTTTACTCTAGCTCTAAGAAGTTATGAAGAGCTAAAAAAGTAGAACTCATTTATGTTAAGGTTGTCTGTTttgtaaagttagaaataaagATAGTAGAATAATGTCATGCATTCCCAGAGAGAAGACTGACTGTTACTCTAATATATAATCAAAGAGGTGTAGAAATTTGATGTCGGACTAGTTTTAAAGAATGCCACTATAAGAAGCAACAGCcgatgtattttctttttattatacataatttgattaattattttctgCACGATAGAAAAGTAAGCAATGGTACCATACCTATGAATCTTCAAATTgcatttctttgtaaaaaaatttcaaattaataaaccagtaagATAGGTCAATTATTTTTATGGTAACTGAAAAACTCAAACACTGGTGTCAACAAATTTCACTAAGATGACATAGTTTCAAAGAGAACATCCGTTTTcacaagtattattaataattggTAGTAATTTTTTACAATCATAATTCtaatgtaaacgatgttatcattattcCTTGAAGATATCTGTTTTGACATAAATttggtgtttctttaaaaatcttAAGCAGAGGACGGTACAGGGATTATCAAccagtaaacaataaatattacagctgGAACCTTATTATATTTAGACTTGGATATAAATACAACCTCTCTATATTTATTGAAACACttcattataaaaaacaacaacgcgcaaacaagtaaagaaaaaacttttcagaGAAGGAAGTGTATGCAAGGAtgtctaatatcaatccttcaaaaaatatgaaaacaagatATTGGTGAAAGTACTTGCATCATCCCTATATAATA
Protein-coding regions in this window:
- the LOC143224112 gene encoding uncharacterized protein LOC143224112, yielding MKKTISLTSCAVTLALMTSSIATPVGISFNIQHFHRMAMPYLKNRIGNYRLNYRPLTSHQALANIQQTGVAAETEIDDNETIPDVGITDFEGEEMSEINTIKRQFDDYGHMRFGRNGRMKKYDEDHHMHFRK